Genomic DNA from Halomonas sp. BDJS001:
CGGGGGATCCTCCCGTTTTTGCTGTTAATGGCTTTGCTGGCGGGATGTGAAGCCAAGAGCGAGGAGGCCGCGGCTGCGCCACCACCGCCGCCAGAAGTCGACGTGGTGAATATCGTTGCTCAACCGGTAGTGTTGAGTGAGTCTTTCACCGGGCGGGTAGAAGCGGCTGAAACGGTTGAGCTAAGGTCCAGAGTCAGCGGCTATATCGAGGAAGTGGCGTTCGAGGAGGGCGAGCTGGTGGAGCAGGGAGATCTGCTGTTCCAGATCGATCCTCGGCCCTATCAGGCGCGGGTCGGCGCCGCCCAGGCTGAGCTTGCCCAAGCCAGGAGCCAACTGGCCCAGGCTGGAAGCGAAGCCGAGCGGGCCCGTGTATTACTGGGGCGCCAGGCTATTTCCCAGGAGGTGCATGATCAGCGTCAATCAACCCTGAGTAACGCTCGTGCCATGGTCGATGCCGCTGAGGCAGCGTTGCAGACCGCCGAGCTTGACCTTGAATACACCCGCATTACAGCGCCGGTCAGTGGCCGCGCCGGTCGGGCGATGGTCACTCGCGGTAACCTGGCCAACGCCGATCAGAGCCTGTTGACCACGCTGGTCACCATCGATCCGATCCATGTCTACTTTGAGGCGGACGAGCAGGCCGCGTTTGCCAGCTATGCACTACTGAGTGGAGAGGAGCCGAACAGCCTGAAGATCGAACTGGGTGGCGACGCCACGCGGCAGTTCACTGGCACCCTGGACTTTATCGACAACCGTTTGAACCCTAACACCGGCACTCTGCAATTCCGGGCGCTGTTGGCCAATCCAGATGGCCGCATTCGTCCTGGGGAGTTTGCGCGGGTCGAAATGCCGGTCGCGCGGTTGGAGCAAGCATTGCTGGTGGATGGCAAGGCGGTGCTGACCGACCAGGATCGCCGCTACGTCTACGTGGTGGATGAGAACAACCTGGCCCAGCGTCGCCCGGTCGCCACAGGGCGCCAGGTGGGTGAACGCACGGTCATCAGCGAAGGGCTCGCTGCCGGTGATCGGGTGATCGTCAACGGGGTGCAAAAAGTCTTTATGCCGGGCATGGAAGTGAGCCCTCAAACGGTGTCCGCCGCCCCGGCTGCTGACGCTCAACCCGCTATTGCTGCCAGGGAGGACTAAACCGCCATGAATTTCTCGCGTTTCTTCGTGGACCGACCGATATTTGCGGCGGTGCTGTCGATTATTATTCTGGCGGTGGGGCTGATCTCGATTCCCAACCTGCCGATCAGCGAGTACCCGGATGTCGTGCCGCCCTCCGTGGTGGTGCGCACGGTTTACCCCGGCGCCAACCCGAAGGAGATCGCCGAAACGGTCGCCACGCCCTTGGAAGAAGCCATCAATGGCGTCGAGGACATGATGTACCTCAAGTCCGTGGCGGGCTCTGATGGTGTGCTGCAAATGACCGTCACCTTCCGCCCGGGTACCGATGCCGAGGAGGCCGCCGTTCGGGTGCAGAACCGCGTCAGCCAGGCAGAAGCCCGACTACCGGAAGCCGTGCGTCGGCAGGGCGTCACCACCCAAAAGCAGTCGCCTACGTTTCTGATGGTCGTTCACCTGACATCGCCCAGCGGCGAATACGACACTCTCTACCTGCGCAACTATGTGCGGCTGAATGTCCGTGATCGATTGGCCCGGCTCGAAGGGGTCGGTGATGCGCAAATCTTCGGCGGGGGAGACTATGCCATGCGGGCGTGGCTCGATCCTGATCGCATAGCTGCCCGCGGCCTGACGGCCAGTGATGTGGTCGGCGCCATGCGTGAACAGAACGTGCAGGTCTCCGCCGGGCAGTTAGGGGCCGAACCCATAGAAGAGAGTGACTTCCTCACCCTGATCAACGCCCGAGGGCGGCTGGAAACGGTCGAGGAGTTTGGCGACATCGTGCTGAAGCGCGGTGAGGGCGGCGAGATCCTCAGGCTTGCGGATGTGGCCCGGCTGGAAATGGGGGCCGGGGACTATACGCTGCGCTCGCAGTTGGACGGCAACAACGCCGTGGGTGTGGGGATATTCCAGGCGCCGGGCGCCAATGCGCTGGAAATTCGCGAGCAGGTCGTCGCCACCATGGACGAGCTGTCTGAACAGTTCCCGGAAGGCGTGGAGTATGAAGCGGTCTACGACACCACTATCTTCGTGAATGACTCGATCAAGTCGGTGATTGCCACCCTGCTGGAAGCCGTGCTGCTGGTGGTGCTGGTCGTCACGCTGTTCCTGCAGACCTGGCGTGCCTCCATTATTCCGCTGCTGGCGGTGCCGGTATCGGTGATCGGTACTTTCGCGGCGCTCTACCTGCTGGGTTACTCCATCAACACCCTGACCCTGTTTGGCCTGGTGTTGGCCATCGGTATCGTGGTGGACGACGCTATCGTGGTGGTGGAAAACGTGGAGCGGAATATCGAAGAGGGCCTAAAGCCTCAGGCCGCCGCGCATCAGGCAATGCGGGAAGTCTCCGGGCCTATCATCGCGGTGGGGCTAGTGCTGTGTGCGGTGTTTATCCCCATGGCCTTCCTGTCGGGGGTGACCGGGCAATTCTATAGCCAGTTCGCGGTGACGATTGCCATCTCCACGGTGATCTCCACCATCAACTCGCTGACCCTGTCGCCCGCGCTGGCCGCGATGCTGCTCAAGCCCCATGACGCGCCCAAAGATCGACTCACCCGCGTGATCGATACGCTGTTTGGCTGGATTTTCCGTCCCTTCAACCGCTTCTTTAACGCCAGCTCCAACAAGTACCAGGGCGGCGTGGCCCGCTCCCTGAAGCATCGTGGTGCGGTGTTTGTGGTCTACGCGTTGTTGTTGCTGGGCACTGACGTGATGTTCAAGGCGGTGCCGCCAGGGTTTATCCCGGTGCAGGACAAGCTGTACCTGATTGCTGGCGTCATCCTGCCGGAAGGGGCGTCGCTGGAGCGAACCGACCAGATGCTTCAGGACGTCGTGGATATCGCTATGGAAACCGAAGGTGTGGAGCACGCCATCGCCTTTCCCGGCCTGAACGCGCTGCAGTTCACCAACACCTCAAACACCGGGGTGGCCTTTCTAACCCTCAGTGCCTTTGGTGAGCGCAGTCTCAGCGCTGCGGAGATAAACGCCCGCATCAACCAGGGCATTGGTGGCTTGAAAGAAGGCTTTGCGTTCTCCTTTATGCCGCCGCCGATTCTGGGCCTGGGCAACGGGTCTGGCTTCCAGCTGTTTATCGAGGATCGCGGCAATCTAGGCTACGGGGCGCTGCAGCAGGCGGTTAACCAACTCCAGGGCGCGATTGCGCAAACGCCGGGGATGGGCTTTCCGATCAGCAGCTATCAATCCAACGTTCCCCAGCTGGATGCTGAAGTGGATCGGCTGAGAGCCAAGGCCCAGGGTGTGCCTCTGACGGAGTTATTCGACACCCTGCAGACTTATCTTGGCTCGACCTATGTGAATGACTTCAACCGCTTTGGCCGCACCTGGCAGGTGATCGCCCAGGCCGACGCCCCTTATCGGGCCAGCGTGGAAGACATCGCCCGGTTACGCACCCGTAACGACCAGGGCGAAATGGTGCCCATCGGCACCATGGTGGATATTCGTCAAACCTTCGGCCCCGACCCGGTATTGCGCTACAACGGCTACCCGGCGGCGGACTTGGCTGGTGAGTTCGACCCCCGCGTGCTCTCTTCCGCCCAGGCGATGGACGTCATCAACGCCCTTGCTGAAGAGGTGCTGCCGCCGGGCATGGCGCTGGAGTGGACCGACCTGAGCTACCAGCAGTCCACCCAGGGTAACGCGGCGTTGGTGGTCTTCCCGCTGTCGATCCTGCTGGTATTCCTGGTGCTGGCGGCGCTTTACGAGAGCTGGACGCTGCCGCTGGCGGTGATTCTGATCGTACCCATGTCGATGCTCGCGGCGCTGATTGGCGTCTGGTTTGGCGGGGGCGATAACAACATCTTCGTGCAGGTGGGGCTGGTGGTGCTGATTGGCCTGGCGTGTAAGAACGCCATCCTGATCGTGGAATTCGCCCGGGAGCTGGAACTGCAGGGCAAGGGCGTGGTGGAAGCGGCCCTGGAAGCCTGCCGGTTGCGGCTGCGGCCGATCATCATGACCTCGATCGCCTTCACGGCGGCGGTGTTGCCTTCGGTAGTCGCCACTGGCGCAGGCGCCGAGGTACGGGCGGCGCTGGGTACGGCGGTGTTTGCCGGCATGATTGGGGTGACGCTGTTCGGCCTGTTCCTGACCCCGGTATTCTATGTGGCACTGCGCAAGCTCTCCGGTTCTCGGCCGCTTGTTAGCCATCACAGCGCTAATTTGGAGACCGATAAGAGCGCCGGTCAGGGTGACTTACCTGAAGTTATTCGCTATTAATCAAAATTAGCTTTGTTGTAAGAGCCCACTGCACCCCTTTTGCTAATCAAGCATCAGCTGGGCAGTGGGTTTTTTCCTTTCTGTTTAGACACCCACTTGGTGACGGCTGCCGTAAACCGCAAGCTATAGTGCCAAGTCTTATCCATGTGTTCATACACTTGTCTATTCTAATAATTCATTTTGGTGCGCTTGATTGATTATGCGCTTTATTATAGCGCGTTTTAATGGCCTTAAAGTGGGGGTTGAAACAGCGTTGTGTGGCGTGAAAATTTATTTCACTTAACCCTTGGTGATATGCTATTTTTAGAAAAATATACTCAAAATAATAGATAGGGGGAAATAAATTGCTTATTGATCGATTTGATTTAAAAATTCTTGAACAGCTGCAGCGCGATGATACTCTTTCTATAGCACAGCTTGCAGAGGGGATTGGTCTCTCTGTTACGCCATGCTGGCGGCGAATACAAAGACTGGAAAAAGAAGGCGTCATTGAAAAAAGAATTGCCGTACTGAGCCCTGAAAAACTGGAGCTTAGTCTCACCGTGTTTGTGATGGTTAAAACGGATAAACATAACCAAGCTTGGCTTAACGCATTTCAGGAAACCGTTAAGGAATTTCCTGAAATCGTAGAAGTCAATCGTTTGGCAGGTGAGTATGACTACTTACTCAAGGTCATTACGCGCAATAACCAGTCTTATGACGCCTTTTATAAAAGGCTTATTGCGAGAATAGAGCTTAGTAATGTCACATCGTGCTTCTCAATGGAACAAGTCAAGAAAACCAACGAGCTCCCCCTCGGTGATCTCTCATGAATGGATGGAGCGCCTGCAGAGCGGGGTGATTGGAGAGGGGCAGTCGATTCCTGGGCCATTCGGCACGTGCCCCTTGCTTTATGCCGACTACACCGCTTCAGGAAGGGCGCTTGATATCGTGGAGCGTGCGATGCAGGAAGCCGTGCTGCCTCTTTACGCCAACACCCATACCGAAACCTCTTACACCGGCAAGATGACCACGCGGCTGCGTGAAGCTGCCCGCCAGACCGTCGCGGAATCGGTCGGTGCCAATCACGACTATGCGGTTATTTTTGCTGGCGCCGGGGCGACGGCGGCGATAGATCGCTGTTGTCGGATTCTTGAACTGACGCCTGGGCAGAGTGCTTCGCAAGCAGCCAAACCTGTGGTGTTTGTTGGTCCCTACGAGCATCACTCCAATGATCTGATGTGGCGAGAGTGTGATGTGGACGTGGTGCGCATTCCGTTAGCCAGCGATGGCCTCCCTGATCTAATGGTGCTTGAACAGCAGTTGCAAGCCTATGCACAACGGGATATCAAAGTAGTAGCCTTTTCGGCCGCTTCCAACGTCACGGGCATTTTGACCCCGGTGCAACAAGTGGCAAGGCTGGCGCATCAATACGGCGGCCTGGCTATCTTTGACTATGCGGCGAGTGGGCCCTACGTGAACATCGATATGGCTGGTAGCGGCCACGATGATCACCTGGATGCCATTTTTCTATCGCCCCATAAGTTTGTTGGTGGGCCGGGCAGTTCCGGCGTATTGGTGATTCGCAAAGCTTTATGCTGCAACGCCAAGCCATCCATCGCCGGAGGCGGCACAGTCTCCTACGTGACGGCGGCCCATCACCGCTATGTCAGTAGTGTTGAACGCCGGGAAGAGGCGGGTACCCCCAATATCCTCGGGGATATTCGAGCCGGGCTGGCGTTTCGTATCAAGGAGAGCGTTGGGGTCGAGGCGATTGAGTCACGCGAGCAAGCGCTGGTGGCGATGGCCGTGGCACGCTGGCAAAAAGTCGCTAACGTGCATCTGCTGGGGGCCCTTGATGTGCCCAGGCTGGCGATTTTCTCTTTCAACATTACTGTCGGTGGCAAGGCTATTCACCACAACCTTGTGGTTGCCATGTTGAATGACCTGTTTGGTATCCAGGCGAGAGGGGGGTGTTCCTGTGCGGGGCCTTATGGTCATGAACTGCTCGCCATTGATAACGAGACCGCAGCAGAACATGAGTTTTTAGTCCAAAAAGGTAAAAGCATATATCGCCCAGGTTGGGTAAGGCTCGGATTTAACTTCTTTTTTAGTAATGAGACGGCTAACTATGTAATATCAGCAGTCGAGTTTATTGCGCGTTATGCGCCGGTATTAATGAAATTATATTCAGTCGATGAAGCCACCGGTGTCTGGGTCGCTCAGTACCAGAAACGGCCTACTCAGTCGGAGGCGCCAGTGACACCACAACTGTTGGATACGCTTTTGCATCAGGACGCTTTAACAGAGCCCGCCGAGACGCAGGAATCCGTGGATTGTTTTGCCCGAGCACTTGCGTTGGTCGAGCAGGCGAAAGTTCTTCCTTTACCCGCCAGTCGTCACGATGACGACGTACCCATTCGCTGGTTCTGGTGGCCCCATGAAGCAGACCAGGCTGGTGCGCTATATCGCCATTAGCGAGAATCGTTTCAATCGTTTCTCTGATGAGAATCAACAGATTATTCTCGCGGTGGCTCACCCCGCCAGCCATCCCCAAAGTTGATGATAGAGCGGAATGCCAATTAGCACATTGAAGGGGAAGGTGAGCCCCAGTGAGGCCAACATGGCAAGGCCAATGTTGGCGTCTGGAATCGCGGCGCGAATGGCGACAGGCGCGGCAATGTATGACGCGCTGGCAGTAAGACTCGCTAGAATAATCGCAGAGCCTGCGGGCAGCCCCAGCCAAAAGGCCATTAACAGCCCAAGGCTGGAGAGTACGACAGGCGCTATCAGTGCGAAGATGACCAAGCGACTATGTCCCCAGCGCAGGCTGCGCAGCGTTTCTGCGGCCACCAGTCCCATCTCTAGCAGGAACAGCGCCAGAATGCCCTGGAAGGCGTTGGTGTAAAGGCTGGTCACTGATTCACCGGCATTCGGGCCATAGAGCCAGCCGATCAAAACACCGCCCACTAGCAGAATCACGCCGCGATTGGTCAGGGTCTCGTGCCAGAGCCCTGACGTTTTATTCAGCTCTGCAGGTGTTGCAGTGCGGCTATCGCGGCTGAAGCGCCGGTAGAGTAACAGCCCGAGCATAATGGCGGGTAGTTCAAGCAGTACCAGGTAAAGGGTGACTTGGCCGCCGGTTATCAAACTATGCGCTTCAACATAGGCCAGTGCGACCGCGAAGGTGCCGGCACTCACCGAGCCGTAGTGAGCGGCAAGGCTGGCGCTATCTGCGAGCGAAAGCCGCACCACATAGCGAACCACCGGAAAAACGATCAACGGAATTAAAATTCCCAGCAGGGTGACCCCGGCCAGTTCGATAAGCAGCGCGGCATTCAAACTGCCGTGCAACGCCATACCGCCTTTAAGGCCAATGGTCAGCATCAGCAGCAGGCTTAGAATGTCATAAGCGGCTTTGGGAATGCTGAGATCGGAGCGCACCACACCGGCCACCACACCTAACACAAAGAACATCACCACAATATCCGGCACGGACAATCTCCTTGATGGGGTTTTAAAGCGGCTACTTTAACGATCCAAAGGGATTGATGAAAATAAATAAACTTTATATAGTCATAGATAATTATCTATGGTTCAGGTTATGAAAGTACGCCAACTCACTTTTCGCTTGCTACAGGTCTATGCTGACGTGGTTCGCACAGGCTCGATTACTGCCACCGCAAATCGACTTCACCTGACTCAACCAACGGTCTCCCAGCAGTTGAAACGGCTGCGGGAAATTGTCGGTGAATCCATTGTGCGTCAGGAGGATGGTCGCGTGGTGCCCACTGAGGTTGGCCAAGCGCTCTATCAGCTAAGTCAGGACTTGCTTAGCCGTGCCGATGTGTTTAGTCAGTACGTGGAAGAGTACAGCAGCGGCGGGCGTGGGCACTTCAGTATTGGCTTGGTCAATACCGCGCAATATGTATTGCCACGGCTATTAGGGCCGTTTAATCAGGCTAATCCGCAGGTCGATATCACGGTGGAGATCGGTAATCGTCAGCAGATGCTCAATCGTTTTGAGCGCCATGAAGACGACCTTTACGTATTTAGTCACCCGCCTTTGGATGATGAGGTGCTGGCCGCTCCGTTCCTGAGCAACCCCTTGGTAGTGGTGGGGCCGGAGGCGTCCCACTGGGCCGATGTCAACGACCTCACCATGGAGGCCCTAAAAGACCAGCGTTTTCTGCTGCGCGAACCAGGCTCCGCAACCCGGCATACCTTTGATGCCTGGCTGTACAGTGCGGGTATTGAGCTGCGCTCCACCCAGCAGATCGCCAGCAATGAGGCTATTCGCCTTGCCGTGGCCTCGGGCATGGGGTTGGCGGTGCTGTCCCGGCATGTGGTGGCAGATGCCCCCAAAGGCATTCAAGAGCTGCCCTTGCAGGGCTTCCCGCTGAAAAGTCGCTGGCATTTTGTGGTGCGCAGAGAGCGTCGCTTACCGCCCGCCGCCTATCGTTTTTTGAGCTTTGTACAAGGCTCGCTGGCTCAAGCATTTGACGAGCCCGAAGGGGAACTGGCGGTGGCTGAACTGCTGCAAGCCTTAAAGGTTGAGCGTTGAAACGGCTCCGCAGCAGCATCACTACTCCCGTTGAAGGCGCCGATGAGCTCATACGCTAAGCTATTATGAGAGGACTTAAAAGGGAGCTGAAGACCGCACTCGGTGCATGCAGTCGTGCTTCGATACTCAATTTGGGTAACCGCTGCAAACGGAGGTAACCATGCTGCTCAAAGGATCATGTCACTGCCAGGCTGTGATGTTTAGTGTGAGGTCTCAGCACCCCTATCCATTCAACCGCTGTTACTGCTCTATTTGCCGTAAAACGGCAGGTGGTGGGGGGTATGCCATCAATCTCAGTGGCGATAGCAAAACGCTCAATGTCAGTGGTGATGAGCACATTTCGATCTACCGAGCGGTTATTAATGGCATGCAAAGCACGGGAGAGAGACATTTTTGCAAGCACTGCGCCTCATCGCTATGGGTTTACGATCCTGACTGGCCCGAGCTGGTGCATCCCTTCGCCTCGTCGATCGATACTCCTTTACCTACACCGCCCAAGCGAACACATATGATGCTGGGAAGCCGGGCCGACTGGGTCGAGGTCAATGGGCAGTTCCAAGATAAATGCTTCGACGAATACCCGGATGAAAGTCTTGCCGAGTGGCACCAGCGCCAGGGGTTGGAGTGTTAGAATTCATGTTGCGCCGCTTTCTGCGCTTGTGTTGCACGCTCTCTGTTCTACTCTTTTAGACGAGTTCTTCAGGACTCAACATGCGGCTTGCCGCGCCTGTTTAGGTAGCCGACCGTGTGTTCGTTTGATGATAAGGAGGGTAGAAAGATGGAGTTTGAAAAATATAAGTCGTGTATTGAAGCGTGCAATATCTGCGCGATCTACTGTGATTCTTGTGCCACTGCCTGCTTGCAAGAAGATGAAGTAAAAATGATGG
This window encodes:
- a CDS encoding efflux RND transporter periplasmic adaptor subunit, producing MGSLNQRARTTRGRGILPFLLLMALLAGCEAKSEEAAAAPPPPPEVDVVNIVAQPVVLSESFTGRVEAAETVELRSRVSGYIEEVAFEEGELVEQGDLLFQIDPRPYQARVGAAQAELAQARSQLAQAGSEAERARVLLGRQAISQEVHDQRQSTLSNARAMVDAAEAALQTAELDLEYTRITAPVSGRAGRAMVTRGNLANADQSLLTTLVTIDPIHVYFEADEQAAFASYALLSGEEPNSLKIELGGDATRQFTGTLDFIDNRLNPNTGTLQFRALLANPDGRIRPGEFARVEMPVARLEQALLVDGKAVLTDQDRRYVYVVDENNLAQRRPVATGRQVGERTVISEGLAAGDRVIVNGVQKVFMPGMEVSPQTVSAAPAADAQPAIAARED
- a CDS encoding GFA family protein, which produces MLLKGSCHCQAVMFSVRSQHPYPFNRCYCSICRKTAGGGGYAINLSGDSKTLNVSGDEHISIYRAVINGMQSTGERHFCKHCASSLWVYDPDWPELVHPFASSIDTPLPTPPKRTHMMLGSRADWVEVNGQFQDKCFDEYPDESLAEWHQRQGLEC
- a CDS encoding Lrp/AsnC family transcriptional regulator, whose protein sequence is MLIDRFDLKILEQLQRDDTLSIAQLAEGIGLSVTPCWRRIQRLEKEGVIEKRIAVLSPEKLELSLTVFVMVKTDKHNQAWLNAFQETVKEFPEIVEVNRLAGEYDYLLKVITRNNQSYDAFYKRLIARIELSNVTSCFSMEQVKKTNELPLGDLS
- a CDS encoding efflux RND transporter permease subunit, which produces MNFSRFFVDRPIFAAVLSIIILAVGLISIPNLPISEYPDVVPPSVVVRTVYPGANPKEIAETVATPLEEAINGVEDMMYLKSVAGSDGVLQMTVTFRPGTDAEEAAVRVQNRVSQAEARLPEAVRRQGVTTQKQSPTFLMVVHLTSPSGEYDTLYLRNYVRLNVRDRLARLEGVGDAQIFGGGDYAMRAWLDPDRIAARGLTASDVVGAMREQNVQVSAGQLGAEPIEESDFLTLINARGRLETVEEFGDIVLKRGEGGEILRLADVARLEMGAGDYTLRSQLDGNNAVGVGIFQAPGANALEIREQVVATMDELSEQFPEGVEYEAVYDTTIFVNDSIKSVIATLLEAVLLVVLVVTLFLQTWRASIIPLLAVPVSVIGTFAALYLLGYSINTLTLFGLVLAIGIVVDDAIVVVENVERNIEEGLKPQAAAHQAMREVSGPIIAVGLVLCAVFIPMAFLSGVTGQFYSQFAVTIAISTVISTINSLTLSPALAAMLLKPHDAPKDRLTRVIDTLFGWIFRPFNRFFNASSNKYQGGVARSLKHRGAVFVVYALLLLGTDVMFKAVPPGFIPVQDKLYLIAGVILPEGASLERTDQMLQDVVDIAMETEGVEHAIAFPGLNALQFTNTSNTGVAFLTLSAFGERSLSAAEINARINQGIGGLKEGFAFSFMPPPILGLGNGSGFQLFIEDRGNLGYGALQQAVNQLQGAIAQTPGMGFPISSYQSNVPQLDAEVDRLRAKAQGVPLTELFDTLQTYLGSTYVNDFNRFGRTWQVIAQADAPYRASVEDIARLRTRNDQGEMVPIGTMVDIRQTFGPDPVLRYNGYPAADLAGEFDPRVLSSAQAMDVINALAEEVLPPGMALEWTDLSYQQSTQGNAALVVFPLSILLVFLVLAALYESWTLPLAVILIVPMSMLAALIGVWFGGGDNNIFVQVGLVVLIGLACKNAILIVEFARELELQGKGVVEAALEACRLRLRPIIMTSIAFTAAVLPSVVATGAGAEVRAALGTAVFAGMIGVTLFGLFLTPVFYVALRKLSGSRPLVSHHSANLETDKSAGQGDLPEVIRY
- a CDS encoding LysR family transcriptional regulator, which produces MKVRQLTFRLLQVYADVVRTGSITATANRLHLTQPTVSQQLKRLREIVGESIVRQEDGRVVPTEVGQALYQLSQDLLSRADVFSQYVEEYSSGGRGHFSIGLVNTAQYVLPRLLGPFNQANPQVDITVEIGNRQQMLNRFERHEDDLYVFSHPPLDDEVLAAPFLSNPLVVVGPEASHWADVNDLTMEALKDQRFLLREPGSATRHTFDAWLYSAGIELRSTQQIASNEAIRLAVASGMGLAVLSRHVVADAPKGIQELPLQGFPLKSRWHFVVRRERRLPPAAYRFLSFVQGSLAQAFDEPEGELAVAELLQALKVER
- a CDS encoding aminotransferase class V-fold PLP-dependent enzyme, whose product is MISHEWMERLQSGVIGEGQSIPGPFGTCPLLYADYTASGRALDIVERAMQEAVLPLYANTHTETSYTGKMTTRLREAARQTVAESVGANHDYAVIFAGAGATAAIDRCCRILELTPGQSASQAAKPVVFVGPYEHHSNDLMWRECDVDVVRIPLASDGLPDLMVLEQQLQAYAQRDIKVVAFSAASNVTGILTPVQQVARLAHQYGGLAIFDYAASGPYVNIDMAGSGHDDHLDAIFLSPHKFVGGPGSSGVLVIRKALCCNAKPSIAGGGTVSYVTAAHHRYVSSVERREEAGTPNILGDIRAGLAFRIKESVGVEAIESREQALVAMAVARWQKVANVHLLGALDVPRLAIFSFNITVGGKAIHHNLVVAMLNDLFGIQARGGCSCAGPYGHELLAIDNETAAEHEFLVQKGKSIYRPGWVRLGFNFFFSNETANYVISAVEFIARYAPVLMKLYSVDEATGVWVAQYQKRPTQSEAPVTPQLLDTLLHQDALTEPAETQESVDCFARALALVEQAKVLPLPASRHDDDVPIRWFWWPHEADQAGALYRH
- a CDS encoding sodium-dependent bicarbonate transport family permease, with product MPDIVVMFFVLGVVAGVVRSDLSIPKAAYDILSLLLMLTIGLKGGMALHGSLNAALLIELAGVTLLGILIPLIVFPVVRYVVRLSLADSASLAAHYGSVSAGTFAVALAYVEAHSLITGGQVTLYLVLLELPAIMLGLLLYRRFSRDSRTATPAELNKTSGLWHETLTNRGVILLVGGVLIGWLYGPNAGESVTSLYTNAFQGILALFLLEMGLVAAETLRSLRWGHSRLVIFALIAPVVLSSLGLLMAFWLGLPAGSAIILASLTASASYIAAPVAIRAAIPDANIGLAMLASLGLTFPFNVLIGIPLYHQLWGWLAG